In Paenibacillus algicola, a genomic segment contains:
- a CDS encoding lipoate--protein ligase, producing MLFIDNQGIHDPAINLAIEEYALKHLPMDDSYLLFYINQPSIIIGKHQNTIEEINQEYIRDHRIQVVRRLSGGGAVYHDLGNLNFSFITRDDGQSFHNFLKFTQPVIDFLQKMGVPAELSGRNDLQVGEKKISGNAQFSTRGRMFSHGTLMYDLNLDDVQASLNANPEKFKSKSTKSVRSRVANIKELLGTDMTIEQFRAELLRSIFGMEPDQVPQYVLQEKDWDMIHQISRERYQSWDWNYGQSPESNVKHARKFPVGIIDIRMNIKDGHIAEIKIYGDFFGVGDVADIEDALRGKRYEENQIREALSPFNVKHYFGNLAQEDLIGLIFLEE from the coding sequence ATGCTGTTTATTGATAATCAAGGAATCCATGATCCCGCCATCAATCTGGCGATTGAGGAATATGCGCTGAAGCATCTTCCTATGGACGACAGCTATCTTCTGTTTTACATCAACCAGCCATCTATCATTATCGGCAAGCATCAGAATACGATTGAAGAGATTAACCAGGAATACATCCGCGATCACCGGATTCAGGTCGTACGGCGTCTGTCCGGCGGCGGAGCAGTCTACCATGATCTGGGCAATCTGAACTTCAGCTTTATTACGAGGGATGACGGACAATCTTTCCACAACTTTTTGAAGTTCACACAGCCGGTCATTGATTTTCTGCAAAAAATGGGCGTTCCTGCCGAGCTTAGCGGCCGCAACGATCTGCAGGTCGGGGAGAAGAAAATTTCTGGCAACGCCCAGTTCTCCACGCGCGGCCGTATGTTCAGCCACGGCACCTTGATGTATGACTTGAACCTGGATGACGTACAGGCCTCCCTGAATGCCAATCCGGAAAAGTTCAAATCCAAGAGCACCAAGTCGGTCCGCAGCCGTGTAGCCAACATTAAAGAACTGCTTGGAACGGATATGACCATTGAGCAATTCCGGGCAGAGCTGCTGCGCTCGATCTTCGGCATGGAGCCGGACCAGGTTCCGCAATATGTGCTGCAGGAGAAGGACTGGGACATGATCCATCAAATCTCCAGGGAACGGTATCAGAGCTGGGACTGGAATTACGGACAGTCGCCAGAGTCTAATGTGAAGCATGCCCGCAAGTTTCCCGTAGGCATCATTGACATTCGGATGAATATTAAAGACGGACATATTGCGGAGATCAAGATTTACGGCGATTTCTTTGGTGTCGGGGATGTTGCAGACATCGAGGATGCACTCCGGGGCAAACGGTATGAGGAGAATCAAATCAGAGAAGCCCTCTCTCCCTTTAACGTCAAGCACTACTTCGGGAACCTCGCTCAGGAAGACCTCATTGGGCTGATCTTTCTGGAGGAATAA
- a CDS encoding dihydrofolate reductase family protein, producing MKADRKVSVFIAPTLDGYIAGKDDSLDWLFKVEGEGDNGYSEFYDTVDTILMGKRTFDWIMNQGEAFPYKGKACYVFTRSETASHEDVTFVNGSPSELIQKLKKEDGSKIWVVGGGELLQSLLSERLVDELFITIAPVLLGEGIPLFKGGGPPQELLFKGSRSFNQFVELHYEVKSSLGR from the coding sequence ATGAAGGCGGATCGTAAGGTCTCCGTATTTATCGCGCCCACCTTGGACGGGTACATTGCAGGAAAGGATGATTCCCTGGATTGGCTCTTTAAGGTAGAGGGAGAAGGAGACAATGGGTACAGCGAGTTCTATGACACCGTGGATACAATCCTGATGGGTAAACGGACGTTTGACTGGATTATGAACCAGGGAGAGGCATTTCCCTACAAAGGAAAGGCCTGCTACGTATTTACCCGGTCAGAGACAGCAAGCCATGAGGATGTGACCTTTGTGAACGGCAGCCCCTCGGAGCTGATTCAGAAGCTGAAAAAGGAAGACGGCTCAAAAATCTGGGTCGTCGGCGGAGGCGAGCTGCTTCAATCTCTGCTGTCCGAGCGGCTGGTGGATGAATTGTTCATTACGATTGCACCGGTGCTGCTGGGAGAAGGAATACCGCTCTTTAAAGGAGGCGGACCGCCGCAGGAGCTGCTCTTCAAGGGCTCCAGAAGCTTTAATCAATTTGTGGAGCTGCATTATGAGGTGAAATCATCACTCGGGAGATGA
- a CDS encoding Cof-type HAD-IIB family hydrolase, whose translation MTQYKLIAIDIDDTLINDEKEVTPGVQQALEQAVAKDVVVTLATGRAYASAQKIARQTGLNVPIITYQGALIKNLLDEKVLYERFVPMDAARKLFDYCLEHDLHLQTYIDDKLYAREENQKLIDYCALNKTPYYVEPDFAKMIHQPTPKMLIIDEPDYLDELIPIFQELVGDQMHITKSKPHFLEFMHKEGTKGHALTFLANHFGCKLEETIAIGDSWNDHEMLECAGLGVAMGNAIQPLKDIADYVTASNNEDGVKQVIEQFVLNQD comes from the coding sequence ATGACGCAGTATAAATTAATAGCTATTGATATTGACGATACACTGATTAATGATGAGAAGGAGGTCACCCCCGGAGTTCAGCAGGCTTTGGAGCAGGCTGTAGCCAAGGATGTTGTCGTGACCCTGGCCACCGGACGGGCTTATGCCTCCGCACAAAAGATTGCCCGCCAAACCGGGCTAAATGTTCCCATCATTACATACCAGGGTGCGCTGATTAAGAACCTGCTAGATGAAAAGGTGCTGTATGAGCGATTCGTTCCGATGGACGCGGCCCGCAAGCTGTTTGACTATTGCCTGGAGCATGATCTGCATCTGCAGACTTATATTGATGACAAGCTCTATGCCCGGGAGGAGAATCAGAAGCTTATTGACTACTGCGCCTTGAACAAGACTCCTTATTACGTAGAGCCTGACTTTGCCAAGATGATTCATCAGCCGACACCCAAAATGCTCATTATTGACGAGCCAGACTATTTGGATGAGCTGATCCCGATCTTTCAGGAGCTGGTCGGCGACCAGATGCATATTACGAAATCAAAGCCTCACTTCCTGGAGTTCATGCATAAAGAGGGCACCAAGGGCCATGCGTTAACATTCCTGGCCAACCACTTCGGCTGCAAGCTGGAGGAGACCATTGCCATCGGCGATTCCTGGAATGACCATGAAATGCTGGAATGCGCTGGACTAGGGGTTGCTATGGGCAATGCTATTCAGCCTTTGAAGGATATCGCAGACTATGTAACAGCCAGCAACAATGAGGATGGCGTCAAGCAGGTCATCGAGCAATTTGTCCTGAATCAAGACTGA
- a CDS encoding ABC transporter substrate-binding protein, which yields MNKMLKFGSTLLMTMMLAMMLAACTSPAEENETQPAQQEQSQGSEANNDETQKEEGKDSEADKTVYPLTVKDATGTEMTFEAAPAKVVSLSPSETEKLFALGLDEQIVGVSEVDDYPEAAKSKPKMGGYESDVEAIVASGADVVFTAAMNEDNINKLRDLDVKLFVNDPKTIAEVMDNIALVGEITDRKAQAKEITDQMQQELDMVKNAVKDVKEEDKKTVYVEFSPGWTVGSGTYLDEMLKLSNAINAAGEAEGWFEVSEENIIAANPDVILYSANVMDENNQSLDQLIQSRSGWDQIQAIQDGQLFKLDDNLISRPGPRVTQGLIEVAKAIYPDLMTP from the coding sequence ATGAACAAGATGTTAAAGTTCGGATCCACGCTCTTGATGACGATGATGCTGGCTATGATGCTGGCGGCGTGCACAAGCCCGGCCGAAGAGAACGAGACACAGCCGGCGCAGCAAGAGCAGTCACAGGGAAGTGAAGCCAATAACGATGAGACCCAGAAGGAAGAGGGCAAAGACAGCGAAGCCGACAAGACCGTCTATCCGTTAACGGTGAAGGATGCGACCGGGACCGAAATGACATTCGAAGCGGCACCGGCGAAGGTAGTTTCCTTGTCTCCGTCTGAAACCGAGAAGCTGTTTGCGCTCGGCCTTGATGAGCAGATCGTTGGTGTGTCCGAGGTGGACGATTACCCGGAGGCGGCGAAGTCCAAGCCCAAGATGGGCGGATATGAGTCGGATGTAGAGGCGATTGTGGCATCTGGAGCAGATGTAGTGTTCACGGCTGCCATGAATGAGGATAATATCAACAAGCTTCGTGATCTGGATGTCAAGCTGTTCGTCAATGATCCCAAGACCATTGCTGAAGTGATGGACAATATCGCGCTGGTCGGAGAGATTACAGACCGTAAGGCCCAAGCCAAGGAAATTACCGATCAGATGCAGCAGGAGCTGGACATGGTGAAGAACGCGGTAAAAGACGTGAAGGAAGAAGACAAGAAGACCGTGTATGTTGAATTTTCACCGGGCTGGACAGTAGGCAGCGGAACTTACCTGGATGAAATGCTGAAGCTGAGCAATGCCATCAATGCGGCGGGCGAGGCAGAAGGCTGGTTTGAGGTAAGTGAAGAGAACATTATTGCTGCGAATCCTGATGTCATTCTATATTCCGCAAATGTCATGGATGAGAACAACCAGTCTTTAGATCAGCTCATTCAATCTCGCAGCGGCTGGGATCAAATCCAGGCCATTCAGGACGGACAGCTGTTCAAGCTGGACGACAATCTGATTAGCCGCCCGGGACCTCGTGTTACGCAGGGCCTGATTGAAGTAGCGAAGGCGATCTATCCGGATTTGATGACTCCGTGA
- a CDS encoding FecCD family ABC transporter permease — protein MNSKLAGYTIAGLLLLVLTLVVSLGIGSVHLPAGQIGAMLLQRVPGLAERFPTAWESSAEQIIMKVRLPRILLGMLVGASLATAGAAFQGVLRNPLADPFTLGVASGSSLGAALLIFYGMQYSFAGAWTLPLVAFVTGAVTLWIVLALSREQGKLPTHGLILAGVIMQSFLGAVVSFLTIMSRDTMNDILFWTLGSLSLRGWTYILVLLPYFTAGLIYLWSRSRALNLLALGERQAAYTGLNVDRLKGSVLVVATLLTAAAVSVSGVIGFVGLVIPHMIRLLTGSDYRIIIPLSALGGAVFMVWSDTAARTLLAPSEIPIGVVTAFIGAPFFAYLLYRSRRQRREGQQ, from the coding sequence GTGAATTCCAAGCTGGCAGGCTATACGATAGCGGGACTGCTGCTTCTGGTGCTGACCCTTGTGGTCAGCCTGGGTATCGGCTCCGTTCATCTGCCTGCCGGGCAGATCGGAGCCATGCTGCTTCAGCGGGTTCCCGGTCTGGCAGAGCGGTTTCCGACAGCCTGGGAGTCCTCGGCGGAACAAATTATTATGAAGGTGCGTCTACCCCGTATACTGCTCGGCATGCTGGTGGGTGCATCCCTGGCAACGGCAGGGGCGGCCTTTCAAGGAGTGCTGCGTAATCCGCTTGCGGACCCGTTTACACTGGGCGTGGCCTCCGGCTCGTCACTGGGCGCAGCGCTGCTTATTTTTTACGGTATGCAGTATTCCTTTGCGGGGGCATGGACGCTGCCGCTCGTTGCATTTGTCACTGGCGCAGTAACGCTGTGGATCGTGCTGGCATTATCGAGGGAACAGGGCAAGCTTCCAACGCACGGGCTGATCCTGGCTGGTGTCATTATGCAGTCCTTTCTGGGAGCGGTGGTGTCTTTCTTGACGATTATGTCCCGAGATACGATGAATGATATTTTATTCTGGACGCTGGGCAGCCTCAGCCTGCGGGGCTGGACGTATATTCTGGTGCTGCTGCCTTATTTCACAGCGGGCCTGATTTATTTATGGAGCCGGTCGAGAGCCTTAAACCTGCTGGCACTAGGAGAGCGCCAGGCTGCATATACAGGGTTGAATGTGGATCGGTTAAAGGGAAGCGTGCTCGTGGTGGCTACCCTGCTGACAGCTGCTGCTGTGTCCGTATCTGGCGTGATCGGCTTCGTCGGGCTTGTCATTCCGCATATGATCCGCCTGCTGACGGGGTCGGATTACCGGATCATTATTCCGCTTTCTGCCTTAGGCGGGGCGGTATTCATGGTCTGGAGCGACACGGCGGCCCGAACGCTGCTGGCTCCGTCTGAGATACCGATTGGTGTCGTGACGGCCTTCATCGGTGCTCCGTTCTTTGCCTACCTGCTGTATCGCAGTCGGAGGCAGCGCAGGGAGGGACAGCAATGA
- a CDS encoding ABC transporter ATP-binding protein, with protein sequence MITLEGAGRRYGEVMALQPLDWQVQAGEWWGVIGPNGSGKSTLLQLLSGVEAPSCGTVTVAGRNIRKHSRKELARFIAVLQQEGLPATSFTVREVLEMGRYPFQGWLGREPHDPAPLLDSIMEKLDLLVLQNRPVDELSGGQRQRTALGKVMAQQPTLLLLDEPTTYLDIRYQLQFMEMVSQWRQESGITIISVLHDLNLAAQFCDKLLLLQDGRAAGAGPPQDMLTEERLREIFGVDTSIVSHPSNGSPQVLLTASPREAQKRE encoded by the coding sequence ATGATTACTCTTGAGGGTGCCGGCAGACGGTACGGCGAGGTTATGGCGCTGCAGCCTCTGGACTGGCAGGTCCAGGCAGGAGAGTGGTGGGGGGTGATCGGGCCGAACGGAAGCGGAAAATCTACCCTGCTGCAGCTTCTTTCCGGTGTAGAGGCGCCTTCCTGCGGCACGGTTACTGTAGCCGGCCGCAATATTCGCAAGCACAGCCGCAAGGAACTGGCTCGCTTCATTGCCGTCCTGCAGCAGGAAGGGCTGCCCGCGACAAGCTTTACAGTACGGGAAGTGCTGGAGATGGGCAGATACCCGTTCCAGGGCTGGCTGGGCCGTGAACCTCACGACCCTGCTCCGTTACTGGACTCCATTATGGAGAAGCTGGATCTGCTGGTATTGCAGAACCGTCCGGTGGATGAGCTGAGCGGCGGTCAGCGGCAGCGGACAGCACTCGGCAAGGTGATGGCGCAGCAGCCGACTTTGCTGCTGCTGGATGAGCCCACAACCTATCTCGATATCCGTTATCAGCTGCAGTTCATGGAGATGGTATCACAATGGCGCCAGGAGAGCGGCATTACGATCATCAGCGTGCTGCATGATCTGAATCTGGCGGCTCAATTCTGCGACAAGCTGCTGCTGCTCCAGGATGGACGGGCGGCAGGCGCAGGGCCGCCGCAGGACATGCTGACAGAGGAACGGCTCAGAGAAATTTTTGGTGTAGACACTTCAATTGTCAGCCATCCCTCTAACGGGTCACCCCAGGTGCTGCTGACGGCTTCTCCAAGGGAGGCGCAGAAGAGGGAATAA
- a CDS encoding metal-dependent hydrolase: MMGRAHLVISTGVTLSVMGLAGIPVTLPAAAVAVVSSLLPDIDEPNSILVRTAIPTGLLRVLQLALIAGAAFIYFYGAAFSPWNLALGGLIAVVSFLPGRTLRHIVMFMIGLGLVQFGQFFNPWNLIAGCVLMISSLVSHRGLTHSLYAVAGWGALLYFAAQNAEHGTSLWVAGALSYALHLAADTLTNRGIRPLPPLKLRLKLKLMSTGTKWGNMVENICMILTFVLLWYVFIA, encoded by the coding sequence ATGATGGGAAGAGCCCACTTGGTCATCAGCACCGGAGTCACCCTCTCTGTAATGGGGCTGGCCGGTATTCCCGTCACGCTCCCCGCGGCGGCGGTAGCCGTGGTGAGCTCACTGCTGCCGGATATTGATGAACCGAATTCAATCCTGGTCCGCACGGCCATCCCTACAGGGCTGCTGCGTGTGCTGCAGCTGGCGCTGATTGCCGGAGCGGCGTTTATTTATTTTTACGGAGCTGCCTTCTCTCCCTGGAATTTGGCGCTGGGAGGCCTGATTGCGGTCGTATCCTTTTTACCGGGCCGGACGCTTCGCCATATTGTCATGTTTATGATCGGATTGGGGCTGGTGCAATTTGGTCAGTTCTTCAACCCGTGGAACCTGATTGCCGGCTGTGTGCTGATGATCAGCTCACTAGTCTCGCACCGGGGACTGACACATAGCCTGTACGCTGTTGCAGGCTGGGGAGCATTGCTGTATTTTGCAGCTCAGAATGCGGAGCATGGAACCAGCCTCTGGGTCGCCGGCGCCTTGTCCTATGCCCTGCATCTGGCCGCAGATACCCTGACGAATCGGGGGATTCGCCCCCTGCCGCCGCTGAAGCTAAGGCTGAAGCTGAAGCTGATGAGTACAGGAACGAAATGGGGCAATATGGTGGAGAATATATGCATGATTCTGACCTTTGTCCTGTTATGGTATGTATTCATCGCTTAA
- a CDS encoding lamin tail domain-containing protein, translating into MLDRKIGARTLGLLSVLGLLLFQGALRAAEAEPQLPRELTASSVTAMPIYITEVYPDDRSHHGVIEGAGGADLFEFVEIVNMSEEAVDFNERYALYYVFGAYSTELSVRSGEDFDAKVILPAQSTAVLWVKRSSSGITGAASRLTKSDFRAYHQLEAQVPVFQLEGQDGLHHADRGLVLTARGDSTVVSEVFYEAGDVQRGGSIHVKPPHKGNRMLLLEQRSAPSPGALLPEQQLFPGSAPE; encoded by the coding sequence TTGCTGGACAGAAAAATAGGAGCGCGCACACTTGGACTTCTCAGTGTATTGGGCCTCCTCCTGTTTCAGGGTGCTTTGCGGGCAGCGGAAGCGGAGCCCCAGCTTCCGCGGGAGCTTACCGCAAGCTCTGTTACAGCCATGCCGATATATATTACGGAGGTATATCCCGATGACCGCTCTCACCATGGTGTGATTGAAGGCGCGGGCGGGGCTGATTTATTTGAATTCGTGGAGATTGTGAACATGTCGGAGGAAGCGGTTGATTTCAATGAGCGGTATGCTCTTTATTATGTGTTCGGGGCATACTCAACAGAGCTGTCTGTTAGAAGCGGCGAAGACTTCGACGCCAAGGTGATCCTTCCGGCGCAAAGTACAGCCGTGCTGTGGGTGAAGCGTTCTAGCTCCGGCATTACGGGGGCAGCTTCAAGGCTGACGAAATCAGATTTCAGGGCTTATCATCAGCTGGAGGCACAGGTGCCTGTATTTCAGCTGGAGGGGCAGGATGGCCTTCATCATGCAGATCGCGGACTGGTCCTGACTGCCCGGGGAGACAGCACGGTGGTTAGTGAGGTGTTTTATGAGGCAGGGGATGTGCAGAGAGGAGGAAGCATCCATGTCAAGCCCCCGCATAAGGGGAACCGCATGCTGCTTCTGGAACAGCGTTCTGCGCCCTCTCCGGGAGCGCTGCTGCCGGAGCAGCAACTCTTTCCAGGCAGTGCCCCCGAGTAG
- a CDS encoding M24 family metallopeptidase produces the protein MNSKLKDIISTMEQQRWDTVLLTDPKHIYYLTGYASDPHERFLGLVLQQSCEPFLLLPALDADVAAAASGGICILTHRDTDQPYDILKSRLEAPVGVLALEKSHMTLSRFEQLQETLSAHHYADIGPLLQDMRAVKSPHEISIMKEAVRIVEQVLTEGLRSVRPGVRELELVAELEYLMKKSGAQAPSFDTMVLTGSHTALPHGVPGMREIQEGDLLMFDLGVYYGGYASDITRTFAVGHLSAEARHIYDTVLAANLSAIAAVKPGVSYGSIDQAARSLIEQAGYGEAFLHRLGHGLGLDVHEAPFIHGLNNELLQPGAVFTIEPGIYIPGIGGVRIEDDVWVTEQGVEILTTFPKELTVLG, from the coding sequence ATGAATTCAAAATTAAAGGATATCATTTCCACAATGGAGCAGCAAAGGTGGGATACCGTGCTGCTTACAGATCCTAAACATATCTATTATTTGACAGGTTATGCCAGTGATCCCCATGAGCGATTCCTCGGACTTGTTCTGCAGCAGTCGTGCGAGCCGTTCCTGCTTCTTCCTGCACTGGACGCGGATGTCGCCGCTGCGGCCTCAGGGGGGATCTGCATTCTGACACATCGCGATACCGATCAGCCGTATGACATTTTGAAGAGTCGGCTTGAGGCGCCGGTCGGTGTCTTGGCACTGGAGAAGTCACATATGACGCTCAGCCGCTTTGAGCAGCTGCAGGAGACGCTCTCAGCGCATCATTATGCCGATATCGGTCCGCTGCTTCAGGACATGAGAGCCGTCAAGTCGCCGCATGAGATCAGCATCATGAAAGAAGCAGTCCGCATCGTTGAGCAGGTGCTTACCGAGGGATTAAGATCTGTACGCCCGGGGGTCCGGGAGCTGGAGCTTGTTGCGGAGCTGGAATATCTCATGAAGAAATCCGGCGCCCAGGCTCCCTCCTTCGACACCATGGTGCTTACCGGCAGTCATACCGCCCTCCCGCACGGCGTTCCGGGAATGCGTGAGATTCAAGAAGGCGATCTGCTGATGTTTGATTTGGGCGTGTATTACGGCGGCTATGCCTCCGACATTACCCGAACCTTTGCCGTTGGCCACCTTTCGGCAGAGGCACGTCACATCTACGATACCGTTCTCGCCGCTAACCTTTCTGCTATTGCTGCTGTAAAGCCAGGTGTTTCTTACGGTTCCATTGATCAGGCCGCACGGTCACTCATTGAGCAAGCCGGATACGGAGAAGCATTTCTTCACCGCCTCGGTCATGGCCTTGGTCTGGATGTGCATGAGGCGCCTTTCATCCACGGCCTGAACAACGAGCTGCTGCAGCCGGGCGCTGTGTTCACGATTGAGCCGGGCATTTATATCCCGGGGATCGGCGGTGTCCGCATCGAAGACGATGTATGGGTCACCGAGCAGGGGGTTGAAATTCTAACGACTTTCCCCAAAGAGCTGACCGTGCTCGGCTAA
- a CDS encoding L-cystine transporter, giving the protein MENLWVFLNVLSLAILIGILFWMQKKHYSFTKRVFAGLVLGVAFGVILQAIYTADSDTISKSSDWFNLVGYGYVRLLQMMVIPLIMVSIISAIMNLKGGSNLGKMSASIIAVLILTTGVAAVVGITAANVFDLSAENIQAGAAEQEQGAALEERLGTVQDQSLPEQILEFVPSNPFADMTGARRSSTIAVVIFSAFIGIAVLGLDRKQPEQAETFRKLVRSLYGIVMRIVTLVLRLTPYGILALMAKTIASTDLQVILDLIDFVLASYVALFVMFIIHLLLLLVFGFNPVTYLRKVLPVLTFAFTSRSSAATIPLNVQTQNKKLGVSEGVANLSASFGATMGQNGCAGIYPAMLAVMIAPTQGIDPMDWTFLLTLVVVVMISSFGVAGIGGGATFASLIVLSTMNLPVALAGLLISVEPLIDMGRTALNVNGSMTAGMITGKALNQVDEKVYQERNQEIDVMQA; this is encoded by the coding sequence ATGGAAAACTTATGGGTGTTTTTAAACGTGCTTTCGCTCGCCATACTGATCGGTATTTTGTTCTGGATGCAGAAGAAGCACTATTCATTTACCAAAAGGGTGTTTGCCGGATTAGTGCTAGGCGTTGCGTTCGGTGTCATTCTGCAGGCTATTTACACCGCCGATTCGGATACGATCTCAAAGTCCAGTGACTGGTTCAATCTGGTCGGCTACGGATATGTGCGTCTGCTGCAAATGATGGTTATTCCGCTCATTATGGTGTCGATTATATCGGCAATTATGAACCTGAAGGGCGGCAGCAACCTGGGTAAAATGAGCGCCTCCATTATCGCGGTTCTCATTCTGACCACCGGTGTAGCGGCTGTGGTCGGCATTACCGCTGCGAATGTGTTCGATCTCTCTGCCGAGAATATCCAGGCCGGTGCAGCGGAGCAGGAGCAGGGTGCTGCTCTGGAGGAGCGGCTTGGCACGGTGCAGGATCAGTCTCTGCCGGAGCAGATTCTGGAATTCGTTCCTTCCAATCCATTCGCGGATATGACCGGGGCACGGCGCTCCTCAACGATTGCTGTCGTCATCTTCTCGGCCTTTATCGGCATAGCTGTACTGGGTCTGGACCGGAAGCAGCCAGAGCAGGCGGAAACGTTCCGCAAGCTGGTGCGCTCCCTGTACGGCATCGTGATGCGGATCGTCACCCTGGTGCTGCGCCTGACCCCTTACGGCATCCTGGCCCTCATGGCCAAGACGATTGCCAGCACGGATCTGCAGGTCATTCTCGACCTGATCGATTTTGTCCTGGCTTCATATGTTGCCTTGTTTGTCATGTTTATCATCCACTTGCTGCTCCTGCTGGTGTTCGGCTTTAATCCGGTGACTTACTTGAGAAAGGTGCTGCCCGTGCTGACCTTTGCATTTACCTCCCGCTCCAGCGCGGCAACCATTCCGTTAAACGTGCAAACCCAGAACAAGAAGCTGGGCGTTTCGGAAGGCGTTGCCAACCTGTCGGCTTCATTTGGGGCAACGATGGGGCAAAACGGCTGTGCCGGAATTTATCCTGCTATGCTCGCGGTTATGATTGCGCCGACCCAGGGCATCGATCCGATGGACTGGACCTTCCTGCTGACGCTTGTCGTCGTGGTTATGATCAGCTCCTTCGGTGTGGCGGGCATCGGAGGCGGAGCGACCTTTGCTTCCCTGATCGTTCTGTCTACGATGAATCTGCCGGTTGCACTGGCAGGTCTGTTGATCTCTGTAGAGCCTCTGATTGATATGGGACGTACAGCACTGAACGTCAACGGCTCCATGACGGCCGGGATGATTACCGGCAAAGCGCTGAATCAGGTCGATGAGAAGGTGTATCAGGAGCGGAATCAGGAAATCGACGTCATGCAGGCATAA
- a CDS encoding MBL fold metallo-hydrolase: MDTLTFLGTGDAMGVPRVYCSCTVCMEARAEGRNRRFRSSAMVSSGEQFFLIDCGPDWRVMMERLDIRQVQDVLVTHAHFDHIAGLPEWADACRWLGHKGRLHAPREVLDVIQSQYPWLSNHLSMIQTDDGCTLAGWSIQGWRVNHGKNGYSYAYRLEKDGYAWVYNSDSIHLKKQEKKPLHGLDLLVLGTSFVQERAERSTRSVYDMEEAAVLLEEVSPKQAIYTHMSHDVDVTCLPALPAGVLLAHTGMEVALGKAEG; this comes from the coding sequence TTGGATACATTAACGTTTCTGGGGACAGGTGACGCCATGGGGGTCCCGCGTGTCTATTGCAGCTGTACGGTCTGTATGGAAGCCAGGGCAGAAGGCAGAAATCGCCGGTTCCGGTCCTCGGCCATGGTAAGCAGCGGAGAGCAGTTCTTCCTGATCGACTGCGGCCCCGACTGGCGTGTGATGATGGAGCGGCTGGACATCCGTCAGGTCCAGGACGTGCTGGTGACGCATGCCCATTTCGATCATATTGCCGGACTGCCGGAGTGGGCGGATGCCTGCCGGTGGCTGGGACACAAGGGAAGACTGCACGCTCCCCGGGAGGTTCTGGACGTTATTCAAAGTCAGTATCCCTGGCTGTCCAACCACCTGAGCATGATTCAGACAGATGACGGCTGCACTCTGGCGGGCTGGAGCATCCAGGGCTGGAGGGTAAATCACGGGAAGAATGGCTATTCCTATGCATATCGGCTGGAAAAAGACGGCTATGCATGGGTATATAACTCGGACTCCATCCATCTGAAGAAGCAGGAGAAGAAGCCTCTCCACGGGCTGGATCTGCTGGTGCTCGGGACAAGCTTTGTCCAGGAAAGGGCAGAGCGAAGCACCCGCTCGGTCTATGATATGGAGGAGGCTGCCGTGCTGCTGGAAGAGGTGTCTCCCAAGCAAGCGATTTATACCCATATGTCCCATGACGTAGATGTCACCTGTCTGCCGGCGCTTCCGGCCGGTGTGCTGCTGGCACATACCGGCATGGAGGTCGCATTAGGCAAGGCTGAGGGGTAA